A single window of Ornithorhynchus anatinus isolate Pmale09 chromosome 3, mOrnAna1.pri.v4, whole genome shotgun sequence DNA harbors:
- the C3H10orf90 gene encoding (E2-independent) E3 ubiquitin-conjugating enzyme FATS isoform X3, producing MSRPTRTGGGSAAIQGSADSHPPLRRLRSGNVAGTSPSFTKEVTSWRRGGLVSWPLTEGSTGLLAPSPQRVTSWVGHRVSSTHAGSATSVNRPGIPGPVSSHATIVARTDMSSGQKPRPGCPRKGFAYITITARRVGPPTSAPAQTSRGAAGDPPHMMFVRGEGLGKAPTQPIGHIHLTGPAPLTSHSHSTGHGHLSSRVHQTHAYLTSHSHLAGHKCITGPPSLTGHAHLSGPTEYFHPTHTSGPVHTTGHTPGHSSTGPSSRQGQSFHQGDLGSIGSSAPCSRMRAGGGPAWETNIRQPGARADHSVSTFPSAPPRLFTSCLFLRVSWPGPRSVSPSAGPPPTLATAKQSPGPRPRTQWSATALFPEEDAHSIDPGGIGSQSQVRLVRDSTGGDGSGPQTIWDGRWERPRDGPPSQHEGVLDSDKLQRTQSLGTRAGPYQSASRVSVVPARTGKEDEASNGWKHVSAVAFTDWSCLAGDSKRRDFTAMRKRSEKSNRSEMLLKPLTFSAAAIWSPDASHWPVVDSESEKTPPSPLTLREALQVHRPQFISRSRERLEKLQHMVQQRKAQCRGRSAETQPATPAPTPTPKLSRKKQFTVPHPLSDNLFKPKERFISEKEMHMRSKRIYDNLPEQLLDQLLHRNTD from the exons ATGAGCCGGCCCACGAGGACAGGTGGAG GGTCCGCAGCGATCCAGGGCAGCGCCGACTCCCACCCGCCCCTGAGAAGACTCCGCTCTGGGAATGTGGCCGGAACCAGCCCCAGCTTCACTAAG GAAGTGACATCATGGCGGAGAGGAGGACTTGTCTCCTGGCCGCTGACTGAGGGGAGCACGGGACTGCTGGCTCCATCCCCACAGAGGGTGACATCATGGGTGGGGCACAGGGTGAGCAGCACCCATGCAGGGTCAGCAACTTCTGTCAACCGGCCAGGCATACCAGGGCCGGTCTCCAGCCATGCCACCATCGTGGCCCGGACTGACATGAGCTCTGGACAGAAGCCACGGCCTGGTTGTCCGAGGAAGGGCTTCGCATACATCACCATCACAGCCAGGAGAGTGGGGCCCCCTACCTCTGCACCCGCCCAGACCTCCCGTGGAGCTGCCGGAGACCCTCCCCACATGATGTTTGTCAGGGGCGAGGGGCTAGGGAAAGCCCCCACCCAGCCCATCGGACACATCCACCTCACTGGCCCAGCCCCCCTCACCAGCCACTCCCACTCAACTGGCCATGGACACCTCTCCAGCCGTGTCCACCAAACGCATGCCTACCTCACCAGCCACAGCCACCTGGCCGGCCACAAATGCATTACTGGCCCTCCCAGCCTCACTGGCCATGCCCACCTCTCAGGCCCCACGGAGTACTTCCACCCCACCCACACTTCCGGCCCCGTCCACACCACTGGCCACACCCCTGGCCACTCTTCCACTGGGCCCTCAAGCAGACAAGGACAATCATTCCATCAGGGAGACTTGGGGAGCATCGGATCATCGGCCCCTTGCTCGCGGATGCGGGCAGGTGGGGGTCCGGCCTGGGAGACCAACATCCGACAGCCAGGGGCCAGGGCGGACCACTCAGTGAGCACCTTTCCCAGTGCCCCGCCCCGTCTcttcacctcctgcctcttcctgcgAGTTTCTTGGCCAGGCCCCCGTTCGGTTTCCCCTTCTGCTGGTCCGCCTCCCACTCTTGCCACTGCCAAACAGtctccaggccccaggccccggACACAGTGGTCTGCCACTGCTCTGTTTCCCGAGGAAGACGCCCACAGCATAGACCCCGGAGGCATCGGCAGCCAGTCTCAGGTCAGGCTGGTGAGGGACAGCACAGGAGGAGATGGGTCCGGGCCACAAACAATCTGGGATGGCCGGTGGGAACGGCCACGTGACGGGCCACCATCACAACATGAAGGGGTGTTGGACAGTGACAAATTgcagcggacacagtccctggggacCAGGGCAGGCCCCTACCAATCGGCCAGCAGAGTCAGCGTGGTGCCAGCGAGGACGGGAAAAGAAGATGAAGCCTCGAATGGCTGGAAACACGTGTCAGCTGTTGCCTTCACCGACTGGAGCTGCTTGGCAG GTGACTCCAAGCGCCGTGATTTCACTGCGATGCGAAAGAGAAGCGAGAAAAGCAACAGATCAGAGATGCTCCTCAAGCCCTTGACCTTCTCAGCGGCCGCCATCTGGAGCCCAGATGCTTCTCACTGGCCGGTTGTCGACTCTGAGTCAGAGaagacccctcccagccccctgacccTAAGG gaAGCATTGCAAGTACACCGTCCTCAGTTCATCTCTCGCTCCCGGGAGCGTCTGGAGAAGCTGCAGCACATGGTCCAGCAGAGGAAGGCGCAATGCCGTGGCAGAAGTGCAGAGACCCAACCGGCCACCCCCgcacccacccccactcccaagcTGAGCAGGAAGAAGCAGTTCACGGTCCCTCACCCACTCAGTG ACAACCTGTTCAAGCCCAAGGAAAGGTTCATTTCAGAGAAGGAAATGCACATGCGTTCTAAAAG GATCTACgacaacttgcccgag CAACTGCTGGACCAGCTCCTCCACAGAAACACAGATTAG
- the C3H10orf90 gene encoding (E2-independent) E3 ubiquitin-conjugating enzyme FATS isoform X1, whose translation MSRPTRTGGGSAAIQGSADSHPPLRRLRSGNVAGTSPSFTKEVTSWRRGGLVSWPLTEGSTGLLAPSPQRVTSWVGHRVSSTHAGSATSVNRPGIPGPVSSHATIVARTDMSSGQKPRPGCPRKGFAYITITARRVGPPTSAPAQTSRGAAGDPPHMMFVRGEGLGKAPTQPIGHIHLTGPAPLTSHSHSTGHGHLSSRVHQTHAYLTSHSHLAGHKCITGPPSLTGHAHLSGPTEYFHPTHTSGPVHTTGHTPGHSSTGPSSRQGQSFHQGDLGSIGSSAPCSRMRAGGGPAWETNIRQPGARADHSVSTFPSAPPRLFTSCLFLRVSWPGPRSVSPSAGPPPTLATAKQSPGPRPRTQWSATALFPEEDAHSIDPGGIGSQSQVRLVRDSTGGDGSGPQTIWDGRWERPRDGPPSQHEGVLDSDKLQRTQSLGTRAGPYQSASRVSVVPARTGKEDEASNGWKHVSAVAFTDWSCLAGDSKRRDFTAMRKRSEKSNRSEMLLKPLTFSAAAIWSPDASHWPVVDSESEKTPPSPLTLREALQVHRPQFISRSRERLEKLQHMVQQRKAQCRGRSAETQPATPAPTPTPKLSRKKQFTVPHPLSDNLFKPKERFISEKEMHMRSKRIYDNLPEVRKKKEEQMKRVILQTNQLRAKVFKKQLLDQLLHRNTD comes from the exons ATGAGCCGGCCCACGAGGACAGGTGGAG GGTCCGCAGCGATCCAGGGCAGCGCCGACTCCCACCCGCCCCTGAGAAGACTCCGCTCTGGGAATGTGGCCGGAACCAGCCCCAGCTTCACTAAG GAAGTGACATCATGGCGGAGAGGAGGACTTGTCTCCTGGCCGCTGACTGAGGGGAGCACGGGACTGCTGGCTCCATCCCCACAGAGGGTGACATCATGGGTGGGGCACAGGGTGAGCAGCACCCATGCAGGGTCAGCAACTTCTGTCAACCGGCCAGGCATACCAGGGCCGGTCTCCAGCCATGCCACCATCGTGGCCCGGACTGACATGAGCTCTGGACAGAAGCCACGGCCTGGTTGTCCGAGGAAGGGCTTCGCATACATCACCATCACAGCCAGGAGAGTGGGGCCCCCTACCTCTGCACCCGCCCAGACCTCCCGTGGAGCTGCCGGAGACCCTCCCCACATGATGTTTGTCAGGGGCGAGGGGCTAGGGAAAGCCCCCACCCAGCCCATCGGACACATCCACCTCACTGGCCCAGCCCCCCTCACCAGCCACTCCCACTCAACTGGCCATGGACACCTCTCCAGCCGTGTCCACCAAACGCATGCCTACCTCACCAGCCACAGCCACCTGGCCGGCCACAAATGCATTACTGGCCCTCCCAGCCTCACTGGCCATGCCCACCTCTCAGGCCCCACGGAGTACTTCCACCCCACCCACACTTCCGGCCCCGTCCACACCACTGGCCACACCCCTGGCCACTCTTCCACTGGGCCCTCAAGCAGACAAGGACAATCATTCCATCAGGGAGACTTGGGGAGCATCGGATCATCGGCCCCTTGCTCGCGGATGCGGGCAGGTGGGGGTCCGGCCTGGGAGACCAACATCCGACAGCCAGGGGCCAGGGCGGACCACTCAGTGAGCACCTTTCCCAGTGCCCCGCCCCGTCTcttcacctcctgcctcttcctgcgAGTTTCTTGGCCAGGCCCCCGTTCGGTTTCCCCTTCTGCTGGTCCGCCTCCCACTCTTGCCACTGCCAAACAGtctccaggccccaggccccggACACAGTGGTCTGCCACTGCTCTGTTTCCCGAGGAAGACGCCCACAGCATAGACCCCGGAGGCATCGGCAGCCAGTCTCAGGTCAGGCTGGTGAGGGACAGCACAGGAGGAGATGGGTCCGGGCCACAAACAATCTGGGATGGCCGGTGGGAACGGCCACGTGACGGGCCACCATCACAACATGAAGGGGTGTTGGACAGTGACAAATTgcagcggacacagtccctggggacCAGGGCAGGCCCCTACCAATCGGCCAGCAGAGTCAGCGTGGTGCCAGCGAGGACGGGAAAAGAAGATGAAGCCTCGAATGGCTGGAAACACGTGTCAGCTGTTGCCTTCACCGACTGGAGCTGCTTGGCAG GTGACTCCAAGCGCCGTGATTTCACTGCGATGCGAAAGAGAAGCGAGAAAAGCAACAGATCAGAGATGCTCCTCAAGCCCTTGACCTTCTCAGCGGCCGCCATCTGGAGCCCAGATGCTTCTCACTGGCCGGTTGTCGACTCTGAGTCAGAGaagacccctcccagccccctgacccTAAGG gaAGCATTGCAAGTACACCGTCCTCAGTTCATCTCTCGCTCCCGGGAGCGTCTGGAGAAGCTGCAGCACATGGTCCAGCAGAGGAAGGCGCAATGCCGTGGCAGAAGTGCAGAGACCCAACCGGCCACCCCCgcacccacccccactcccaagcTGAGCAGGAAGAAGCAGTTCACGGTCCCTCACCCACTCAGTG ACAACCTGTTCAAGCCCAAGGAAAGGTTCATTTCAGAGAAGGAAATGCACATGCGTTCTAAAAG GATCTACgacaacttgcccgaggtgagaaagaaaaaagaagagcaaATGAAAAGAGTCATTTTACAGACCAATCAACTCCGAGCTAAAGTCTTCAAAAAG CAACTGCTGGACCAGCTCCTCCACAGAAACACAGATTAG
- the C3H10orf90 gene encoding (E2-independent) E3 ubiquitin-conjugating enzyme FATS isoform X2, whose amino-acid sequence MSRPTRTGSAAIQGSADSHPPLRRLRSGNVAGTSPSFTKEVTSWRRGGLVSWPLTEGSTGLLAPSPQRVTSWVGHRVSSTHAGSATSVNRPGIPGPVSSHATIVARTDMSSGQKPRPGCPRKGFAYITITARRVGPPTSAPAQTSRGAAGDPPHMMFVRGEGLGKAPTQPIGHIHLTGPAPLTSHSHSTGHGHLSSRVHQTHAYLTSHSHLAGHKCITGPPSLTGHAHLSGPTEYFHPTHTSGPVHTTGHTPGHSSTGPSSRQGQSFHQGDLGSIGSSAPCSRMRAGGGPAWETNIRQPGARADHSVSTFPSAPPRLFTSCLFLRVSWPGPRSVSPSAGPPPTLATAKQSPGPRPRTQWSATALFPEEDAHSIDPGGIGSQSQVRLVRDSTGGDGSGPQTIWDGRWERPRDGPPSQHEGVLDSDKLQRTQSLGTRAGPYQSASRVSVVPARTGKEDEASNGWKHVSAVAFTDWSCLAGDSKRRDFTAMRKRSEKSNRSEMLLKPLTFSAAAIWSPDASHWPVVDSESEKTPPSPLTLREALQVHRPQFISRSRERLEKLQHMVQQRKAQCRGRSAETQPATPAPTPTPKLSRKKQFTVPHPLSDNLFKPKERFISEKEMHMRSKRIYDNLPEVRKKKEEQMKRVILQTNQLRAKVFKKQLLDQLLHRNTD is encoded by the exons ATGAGCCGGCCCACGAGGACAG GGTCCGCAGCGATCCAGGGCAGCGCCGACTCCCACCCGCCCCTGAGAAGACTCCGCTCTGGGAATGTGGCCGGAACCAGCCCCAGCTTCACTAAG GAAGTGACATCATGGCGGAGAGGAGGACTTGTCTCCTGGCCGCTGACTGAGGGGAGCACGGGACTGCTGGCTCCATCCCCACAGAGGGTGACATCATGGGTGGGGCACAGGGTGAGCAGCACCCATGCAGGGTCAGCAACTTCTGTCAACCGGCCAGGCATACCAGGGCCGGTCTCCAGCCATGCCACCATCGTGGCCCGGACTGACATGAGCTCTGGACAGAAGCCACGGCCTGGTTGTCCGAGGAAGGGCTTCGCATACATCACCATCACAGCCAGGAGAGTGGGGCCCCCTACCTCTGCACCCGCCCAGACCTCCCGTGGAGCTGCCGGAGACCCTCCCCACATGATGTTTGTCAGGGGCGAGGGGCTAGGGAAAGCCCCCACCCAGCCCATCGGACACATCCACCTCACTGGCCCAGCCCCCCTCACCAGCCACTCCCACTCAACTGGCCATGGACACCTCTCCAGCCGTGTCCACCAAACGCATGCCTACCTCACCAGCCACAGCCACCTGGCCGGCCACAAATGCATTACTGGCCCTCCCAGCCTCACTGGCCATGCCCACCTCTCAGGCCCCACGGAGTACTTCCACCCCACCCACACTTCCGGCCCCGTCCACACCACTGGCCACACCCCTGGCCACTCTTCCACTGGGCCCTCAAGCAGACAAGGACAATCATTCCATCAGGGAGACTTGGGGAGCATCGGATCATCGGCCCCTTGCTCGCGGATGCGGGCAGGTGGGGGTCCGGCCTGGGAGACCAACATCCGACAGCCAGGGGCCAGGGCGGACCACTCAGTGAGCACCTTTCCCAGTGCCCCGCCCCGTCTcttcacctcctgcctcttcctgcgAGTTTCTTGGCCAGGCCCCCGTTCGGTTTCCCCTTCTGCTGGTCCGCCTCCCACTCTTGCCACTGCCAAACAGtctccaggccccaggccccggACACAGTGGTCTGCCACTGCTCTGTTTCCCGAGGAAGACGCCCACAGCATAGACCCCGGAGGCATCGGCAGCCAGTCTCAGGTCAGGCTGGTGAGGGACAGCACAGGAGGAGATGGGTCCGGGCCACAAACAATCTGGGATGGCCGGTGGGAACGGCCACGTGACGGGCCACCATCACAACATGAAGGGGTGTTGGACAGTGACAAATTgcagcggacacagtccctggggacCAGGGCAGGCCCCTACCAATCGGCCAGCAGAGTCAGCGTGGTGCCAGCGAGGACGGGAAAAGAAGATGAAGCCTCGAATGGCTGGAAACACGTGTCAGCTGTTGCCTTCACCGACTGGAGCTGCTTGGCAG GTGACTCCAAGCGCCGTGATTTCACTGCGATGCGAAAGAGAAGCGAGAAAAGCAACAGATCAGAGATGCTCCTCAAGCCCTTGACCTTCTCAGCGGCCGCCATCTGGAGCCCAGATGCTTCTCACTGGCCGGTTGTCGACTCTGAGTCAGAGaagacccctcccagccccctgacccTAAGG gaAGCATTGCAAGTACACCGTCCTCAGTTCATCTCTCGCTCCCGGGAGCGTCTGGAGAAGCTGCAGCACATGGTCCAGCAGAGGAAGGCGCAATGCCGTGGCAGAAGTGCAGAGACCCAACCGGCCACCCCCgcacccacccccactcccaagcTGAGCAGGAAGAAGCAGTTCACGGTCCCTCACCCACTCAGTG ACAACCTGTTCAAGCCCAAGGAAAGGTTCATTTCAGAGAAGGAAATGCACATGCGTTCTAAAAG GATCTACgacaacttgcccgaggtgagaaagaaaaaagaagagcaaATGAAAAGAGTCATTTTACAGACCAATCAACTCCGAGCTAAAGTCTTCAAAAAG CAACTGCTGGACCAGCTCCTCCACAGAAACACAGATTAG